A single genomic interval of Camelina sativa cultivar DH55 chromosome 11, Cs, whole genome shotgun sequence harbors:
- the LOC104727917 gene encoding uncharacterized protein LOC104727917: METKSYQHPSPTPPHNPVESLYLGSFVTLISNHDLRYEGILYHLNLKDSTLGLQNVICYGSEGRNKKEFQNYPSNKVYDYILFSGADIKEIIVKPPPSFTGCGYCLARGTACSKSCHATKPPLPMIISSNIRTGANIHPKLPLITSENIIKPQALMIDSNAVSVMGSVNDGVRIASQPQFPGSSNFYNPYVYQSMYMPYNVLNQAPMNAATSPYLPHHSSASELTFAATDDQSFFTTFPPAPQNYKGIKFDTRNFKQYNIWGPNPHRNNKEDIASQGDIISLA, encoded by the exons ATGGAAACTAAAAGTTATCAACATCCCTCGCCAACTCCTCCACATAATCCCGTCGAATCGTTGTACTTAGGAAGCTTTGTCACTCTGATTTCTAACCACGATCTGCGTTACGAAGGCATTCTCTATCATCTCAATCTTAAAGATTCGACTTTAGGTCTCCAAAACG TGATATGTTATGGCTCAGAGGGAAGGAACAAAAAAGAGTTTCAAAATTATCCCTCTAACAAAGTTTACGATTACATTCTTTTCAGCGGAGCTGACATTAAG GAAATTATAGTTAAGCCTCCTCCGAGCTTTACGGGTTGTGGTTATTGTTTAGCAAGAGGAACTGCATGTAGTAAATCTTGTCATGCTACAAAACCACCACTCCCTATGATTATCTCATCGAACATTCGAACCGGTGCTAATATACATCCGAAACTTCCGTTGATAACTAGTGAAAACATCATCAAACCGCAAGCTTTGATGATAGATTCTAATGCTGTCTCAGTTATGGGATCAGTCAATGATGGAGTTCGCATTGCTTCTCAACCACAGTTTCCCGGTTCATCAAACTTCTATAACCCTTATGTTTACCAGTCTATGTATATGCCTTATAACGTACTTAATCAAGCTCCAATGAATGCTGCGACATCGCCGTATTTGCCTCATCACTCATCTGCCTCCGAGCTGACGTTTGCTGCAACTGATGATCAAAGCTTTTTCACCACGTTTCCGCCTGCTCCACAG AACTATAAAGGAATTAAGTTTGATACTAGGAACTTCAAACAGTACAACATATGGGGTCCGAATCCTCACAGAAACAATAAAGAAGATATTGCAAGCCAAGGTGATATTATATCTCTAGCTTAG